In Bactrocera oleae isolate idBacOlea1 chromosome 5, idBacOlea1, whole genome shotgun sequence, a genomic segment contains:
- the LOC106622056 gene encoding protein obstructor-E isoform X2, with the protein MLQQHQMLTMAIAMLFVLVNVAAGQQLKGNQEDPCKVKGRVVGDEVYCDRYWECVSSQPELYDCPNGLVFAGKHRGVTEGCDYPWRANYCEGKQLANGPLSTEHCDWLYGIFGHETSCTRYWTCWNGTATEQLCIGGLLYNENAHSCDWPENVDGCQKHPLCNDDANGNVPLGKSCNRYWQCQGGYPRLQRCPAMLVFDRHSLRCVVPPTEECDIPTTPTPLDGEGENNNVGGGQLSKDEQERKLANEGVPPLPLQGKNFQRARN; encoded by the exons TGAACGTGGCGGCCGGACAACAGCTGAAGGGCAACCAAGAGGATCCGTGCAAGGTGAAAGGACGTGTGGTTGGCGATGAAGTCTATTGTGACCGTTATTGGGAGTGTGTCAGCAGTCAGCCCGAGCTTTACGATTGCCCCAATGGACTGGTCTTTGCCGGGAAGCACCGTGGCGTTACAGAAGGCTGTGATTATCCGTGGCGCGCCAACTATTGCGAGGGCAAGCAATTAGCGA ATGGTCCCCTATCGACGGAACATTGCGACTGGTTGTACGGCATCTTCGGGCATGAGACCTCCTGCACACGCTATTGGACCTGCTGGAATGGTACCGCCACGGAGCAGCTTTGCATCGGCGGTCTGCTGTACAATGAGAATGCCCACAGCTGCGATTGGCCGGAAAATGTAGATGGTTGTCAGAAGCATC CTCTCTGCAATGACGATGCCAATGGTAATGTCCCATTGGGTAAATCCTGCAACCGTTATTGGCAATGCCAGGGCGGTTATCCGCGCTTGCAACGTTGTCCCGCTATGTTGGTATTCGATCGGCATTCGCTGCGTTGCGTCGTACCACCGACGGAGGAGTGTGACATACCAACAACGCCAACGCCACTCGACGGCGAGGGAGAGAATAACAATGTTGGCGGCGGTCAGCTGTCCAAGGACGAACAGGAGCGAAAG CTGGCCAACGAAGGTGTGCCGCCATTGCCGTTGCAAGGCAAGAACTTTCAACGTGCTAGAAATTAG
- the LOC106622056 gene encoding protein obstructor-E isoform X1 codes for MLQQHQMLTMAIAMLFVLVNVAAGQQLKGNQEDPCKVKGRVVGDEVYCDRYWECVSSQPELYDCPNGLVFAGKHRGVTEGCDYPWRANYCEGKQLANGPLSTEHCDWLYGIFGHETSCTRYWTCWNGTATEQLCIGGLLYNENAHSCDWPENVDGCQKHPLCNDDANGNVPLGKSCNRYWQCQGGYPRLQRCPAMLVFDRHSLRCVVPPTEECDIPTTPTPLDGEGENNNVGGGQLSKDEQERKQLANEGVPPLPLQGKNFQRARN; via the exons TGAACGTGGCGGCCGGACAACAGCTGAAGGGCAACCAAGAGGATCCGTGCAAGGTGAAAGGACGTGTGGTTGGCGATGAAGTCTATTGTGACCGTTATTGGGAGTGTGTCAGCAGTCAGCCCGAGCTTTACGATTGCCCCAATGGACTGGTCTTTGCCGGGAAGCACCGTGGCGTTACAGAAGGCTGTGATTATCCGTGGCGCGCCAACTATTGCGAGGGCAAGCAATTAGCGA ATGGTCCCCTATCGACGGAACATTGCGACTGGTTGTACGGCATCTTCGGGCATGAGACCTCCTGCACACGCTATTGGACCTGCTGGAATGGTACCGCCACGGAGCAGCTTTGCATCGGCGGTCTGCTGTACAATGAGAATGCCCACAGCTGCGATTGGCCGGAAAATGTAGATGGTTGTCAGAAGCATC CTCTCTGCAATGACGATGCCAATGGTAATGTCCCATTGGGTAAATCCTGCAACCGTTATTGGCAATGCCAGGGCGGTTATCCGCGCTTGCAACGTTGTCCCGCTATGTTGGTATTCGATCGGCATTCGCTGCGTTGCGTCGTACCACCGACGGAGGAGTGTGACATACCAACAACGCCAACGCCACTCGACGGCGAGGGAGAGAATAACAATGTTGGCGGCGGTCAGCTGTCCAAGGACGAACAGGAGCGAAAG CAGCTGGCCAACGAAGGTGTGCCGCCATTGCCGTTGCAAGGCAAGAACTTTCAACGTGCTAGAAATTAG